The window atatatatatatatatatatatatatatatatatatatatatatatatataaagcttttAAGTTTAGTAAATAGTCATGGTTTCATGAATAAACAATTCTCATAATACATACCCATGTTTAGTAATATGgccttcatcatcatcataaaaTATCCTTCGAGATGCCAATGGAACATCCATTTATGTCAAAAACTTGTCTTGGGTTAGCTCAGCCACGGGTCCACATAAGGGCAGCCCAATAAAATCCGTTAGCACAACATCTGTTCTTTCCATATGAGGTCAGATATTCGATGTCATGTTGTCATACATAACATGCATACAAATCTTCATGCATCATATGTAAAACACATGCTAATTTCATAAAATGCCATAAAACATATGTTTActatataaacataacatcatattAGCCAAGGAAAACATACCAATCTATCATATAAGTACTCCATGCATAAGTCATTTATACTGCTTAACATATTCATCATACTTGCTTATTGATTAGCTTTACTTTAACATCGGCTTCATACTTCCAAATTGATATCCTTTTTTAGAGTGTTCTCTTGCTTTATGCAAACAATGGTTCCATCTCAATTGCTATTTATAGGTGGTTACAATGAGTTAACTACTTGTTCTTGTTGCTCACATAATTGAGATTTGATGTGTCATGTTTTGCCTTGTAATAAAGTCaataaaaaaacatgcaaaaacattacaaaaaacAAGTTTCTACTTAATAATTTTGTAATCATACAACACAAAGAAACCAAATGCAACATCCCACTAAATCACATTAGCATCAACAGAAGGCCAATCAAAATTGGATCATAAACATAGTGGTAACAATTATACATGGACACTTGACTATCTCCACAAAAGCAATCAAGATTTCCCCCATTTTATTTcaacatccttcttcttcttctacccaATTTAAGATCACTGGGGATTATAGACACATTATCTACATAAATCCCACCTTTAGAATGTGTGCAATCTATCTGCTTCATTGAAAACCTTACTTCAGTAGCAGGATCAGATGAAGTTACAATGAACTCCCCTACTTTATACTCAATCCAACAACCACGTTTATGATTTCCATTTGTCTCATCATATTTATCACAATCATCTAAAAAAGATTCAGTAGATGATGATTCTTGAGCATCTGAAGTTGATAATTCAAATCTTACAGGCTTTATGTCCCACCCATGAGTTTGATCAAAGCTGCATACACGTCTCCCCAATCGTTTTGAAAATCTTCCTAAATGTATCCTAAATGATAACGTGTATACATCAGCTGGAAATGGGAATTTCAACACCCCATCTACTTCAAACCACCATATTTGATGCAAATATGCTGCAATGTTAAACCTGTGATATAGCAACAGAATCAGAATCAGACAATCAGTACACATAACACAATTAATCCATCTTTTTTGTTGATACGAAATCATGAAATGATGAAGTTATAAACCTTGATTCTTCAGTATGCACCCAATTCCAGTATCTTCGATCTTCTATCCCTGTAATTGCCATTGCCTTTGCGGAGATTGACACGCATACTCTTCCAGTAACCTTATCCAACCATACTTCCTACAAGATTCGATCAAAATCAAGTTCagattttgaagtaaaacatatgATCCGACtccaattgaaaacaaaaacatgTAAATCAACAAAAGAATAGAGATCAATACGAGACGAAAGGGAAAAGGGATTCAGAAGCTTGCCTTGTTGCCATCGTCGAAGGGAACAGGGCGAGAGAGGAGAGAAAAGATGTCCTTTTTACAGAGATTTTGGTACCTCTCAGGTGGAATTAGGTCGAGCAGATCTTGGTAGTTAGGTGGAAGCTTTGATTCCCAAACGGTGTCCGACGAAGCAGCGCCACGGAACGAACGGTTGAGTCGTGCTAGGTTACATATCTCCGGCGGGGTAAGATAGGTAAAAACACCGGCGATGCAGCTCTCCGGTATATCGCCGAGTCCGGTTCCGTTGCCGGCTGTCGACCCTCCTTCTGTCAAATTAGACAACGACGCTCCCATGTAATCAACCTTTAGCCCCAATTTTTGGGGATTTTGTGAAGTGAGGATGTGAcagtaggtggtggtggtggtggtcgccGGTGGAGGAGTGTGGTGGAAGGGAGATTTTTATTTGAGGGAAAGCTGTTTGTGTGTCGATGACAGCCTTCCCCCTCGGCTGTTGTGGAGTTTTGTGTTTATTTTAATACGTCGTACCAAGACAAAGATTTGTTTTCGAATAGAATTGTCGGACTTTTTCCAGAAATAAAATCATCAACTACTAATCATTGTGTAATAACCTTTTCCTTCAAAGATCATTTATGATTAATTTTCTCTAAAATTACCTTATCTTCGAAAATGTTTAGTATAATTGTTTACAACAGATCATATAATtcggattttgaaaaaaaaaaagttttttcgaTCAAAAAACTTGTTTTGTGTTTAT of the Lactuca sativa cultivar Salinas chromosome 6, Lsat_Salinas_v11, whole genome shotgun sequence genome contains:
- the LOC111894100 gene encoding F-box protein PP2-A15, with amino-acid sequence MGASLSNLTEGGSTAGNGTGLGDIPESCIAGVFTYLTPPEICNLARLNRSFRGAASSDTVWESKLPPNYQDLLDLIPPERYQNLCKKDIFSLLSRPVPFDDGNKEVWLDKVTGRVCVSISAKAMAITGIEDRRYWNWVHTEESRFNIAAYLHQIWWFEVDGVLKFPFPADVYTLSFRIHLGRFSKRLGRRVCSFDQTHGWDIKPVRFELSTSDAQESSSTESFLDDCDKYDETNGNHKRGCWIEYKVGEFIVTSSDPATEVRFSMKQIDCTHSKGGIYVDNVSIIPSDLKLGRRRRRMLK